A window of Papilio machaon chromosome 1, ilPapMach1.1, whole genome shotgun sequence contains these coding sequences:
- the LOC123721181 gene encoding venom acid phosphatase Acph-1-like produces MKEGGREEEPTNAAEEVQGSRIERTCCCLGVLVGVSLIAALVAVILMKDTTVEVTVLRQVHVLMSHGERTPSERELAMLGAPPPEHVFAPYGAGALTNEGKMATFEMGALLRKRYNEFLGPYYEDGKHVVITSDTDLSKVSALLISAGLWPPPAEQVWNDTMQWQPVPYSYPPRDTDYLLYEENCPRYNQEKERILQAFTEEGLLAPYRDFFHKIATLTNTNFSTPREAFYLNNLFTIQDDIKVANPKWAKHVKRKLMDVARLEFMMMFHNNLLKKLSGGALLHEIIKESLQSGIPSRSLVVRIGTPVSVAALLAACVAPPPRPPDPGAALIIELHEKLPSKDHKAIDSIAKRYGFKIYYWDDDSAEPRLIEVVGCEPFCSLETFKHLTQQVLSYDYKEDCKLVSTDINKDGL; encoded by the exons AT GAAAGAGGGCGGTCGCGAGGAGGAGCCGACCAACGCGGCGGAGGAGGTGCAAGGTAGCCGCATTGAGCGCACGTGCTGCTGCCTCGGCGTGTTGGTGGGCGTCTCACTCATCGCCG CCCTCGTTGCTGTGATTCTAATGAAAGATACAACAGTCGAAGTCACAGTTCTACGACAAGTCCATGTG CTAATGTCGCATGGCGAGCGTACCCCAAGCGAACGCGAGTTGGCGATGCTAGGCGCCCCCCCACCCGAACATGTGTTCGCACCTTACGGCGCCGGCGCATTGACTAAT GAAGGCAAAATGGCAACGTTCGAAATGGGCGCATTacttagaaaaagatataatgaATTCTTGGGACCTTATTACGAAGATG GTAAACATGTCGTGATAACGTCGGACACTGATCTAAGCAAAGTAAGCGCGCTGCTGATATCTGCGGGCCTGTGGCCGCCTCCCGCAGAGCAGGTGTGGAACGACACTATGCAATGGCAACCTGTGCCTTATTCATACCCACCAAGAGATACTGACTAC ttATTATACGAAGAGAACTGTCCGCGCTATAACCAGGAGAAGGAGAGAATACTACAGGCTTTCACAGAGGAAGGACTTTTAGCGCCATACCGCGACTTCTTTCACAAGATCGCAACGCTCACTAATACTAACTTCAGCACGCCGAGAGAAGCTTTTTACCTTAATAATCTTTTCACAATACAA gATGATATAAAAGTCGCAAATCCAAAGTGGGCTAAACATGTTAAAAGAAAGTTAATGGATGTAGCAAGACTTGAATTTATGATGATGTTTCACAACAACCTATTGAAGAAATTGAGCGGCG GAGCATTACTTCACGAGATAATAAAAGAATCTCTACAAAGTGGGATACCCAGCCGCAGTTTAGTTGTTCGTATCGGTACACCGGTGTCGGTGGCGGCGCTGCTGGCTGCGTGCGTGGCCccgcccccgcgcccgcccgACCCCGGCGCCGCACTCATCATAGAGCTACACGAGAAATTGCCCTCCAAGGACCATAAAGCTATCGATTCGATCGCGAAACGATACGGTTTTAAG ATATATTACTGGGACGATGACTCGGCGGAACCTCGTCTGATAGAAGTAGTGGGGTGCGAACCATTCTGCTCTTTGGAAACGTTCAAACATTTGACGCAACAAGTTTTGTCTTATGACTACAAAGAAGATTGCAAGTTAGTCTCTACAGACATAAATAAAGATGGATTATAA